The Candidatus Bathyarchaeia archaeon genomic interval AGAGGAAGGAGCTAAAAGAATTTGGATATTGAAAAATTCCTCGAAGAGAAAGCTGCGCTGATAGATAAAACTATTGAAAAGTACATTCCAAGAAAATTTTCTAAGGACTCAGCTGTTTTTAGGCTCAACCCGCCAAACTACGCATACAATTTAGACGCTTTAAACAAGGCAGTAGCCGAACCCATCTGGGAGTTTCTCGACAGAGGCGGAAAACGATGGCGTCCAGCCTTGTTCTTGTTAATATGCGAAGCCTTAGGCAAAAAATCAGAAGACTTCGTTGATTTCGCCATAATTCCAGAAGTAGTTCACAACGGAACATTAATGGTAGACGACATAGAAGACGCATCCGAACTCCGAAGAGGAAAACCATGCACATACAAAATCTACGGATTAGACATTGCCATAAACGCTGGAAACTCCATGTATTACCTGCCACTTCTGCCACTAATTGAGAAAAAAGCAAAAGTGCCTCCTCAAAAACTTTGCAAAGTTTGCCAAATCTACGTGCAAGAAATGATAAGCCTCAGCCTCGGTCAAGCAATGGACATAGCTTGGCATAGAGGCTTAGCAAACGCCGATGAACTAGGCGAGAAAGACTACTTGCAAATGTGCGCTTATAAGACTGGAACATTAGCTAGAATGGCTGCAAAAATGGCTGCTGTATTGGCGGATGCAAACGAGGAGCTTGTTGAAAAACTTGGCTTTTTTGCTGAAAGCATAGGCGTAGCATTCCAGATACAAGATGACATTTTAGACTTAACAAGCGGAGAATTTGCAAAAAAGAAAGGCAGACGCGGACAAGACATAACAGAAGGAAAAAGGTCGCTCATAGTGATTCACACATTAAAAGTCGCCAACACCAAAGACAAAAACAGACTCATCGAAATCCTCAACATGCACACTTCCAACCAGAAACTCATAGAAGAAGCCATAGCAATAATGGAAAAATACGACTCAATAAATTACGCAAAAAACCTCGCAAAAGAAATGGTTAAGGAAAGCTGGAAAAAAGTTGAAAAACTTCTACCAGCTTCCGACGCAAAAGAAAAACTGAACGCCTTTGCAAAATTCTTAATTGAAAGGAAACTCTAGTTCTAAAAGAGCGTTAAAACCTTTGGTACTCAAAGAGAACACTGAATTGAGGGAGATAATTCGAAAGGCTGCTTTACTAAATGCCATTAGGCATTATGGCAAGGCACAAGCAGGACCAGTTATTGGAAAAATTCTAGGCGAAAAACCAGAACTGAAAGGCAAAATTAAAGAGTTATCCACCATCATCAATGAAGTTATCCAAGAAGTTAATAGCCTATCCTTTGCTGAGCAGAAGCGTATCGTCGAAGAGAAATGGCCGGAAGCTCTTGTGAAAGAGAAGGTAGAAGAGGAAAAGCGTCTTCCACCATTGCCAAACGTCGACAAATATGCAATGGTTGTTACGCGTTTTTCGCCGAATCCAGACTGTGTTATACATTTGGGTTCAGCAAGAGCGATTATACTTTGCCACGAATACGCACGTATGTATAAAGGCAAATTTATTCTGCGCTTTGAGGACACAGACCCAAAACTTAAGCGTCCCGTTTTGGAGTTTTATGAGCGCATCAGAGAAGATTTAGTTTGGCTTGAATGCAAACCAGATGAAGAGTACATCCAAAGCGATAGGATACCTATTTACTACGAGCACGCGGAAAAATTGCTGAGAGAAGGCAACGCTTACGTCTGCACGTGCCAGCCAGAAACGTTTCGAAAGAAAATCCTAGCCAACAAGCCTTGTGAATGTCGCAATTTGCCGCCAGAAGAACACCTCACAAGATGGCAACGCATGCTCAGAGGCAATTATGAAGAAGGCGAGGCAGTGCTTCGAGTGAAAACCGATTTGAACCATCCAAACCCAGCAGTTAGAGACTGGCCTGCAGCCCGCGTTATAGACACTGAAAAGTATCCGCATCCGCGTGTTGGAAGCAAATATCGTGTTTGGCCTCTGTACAATCTGGCTTGCGGTGTAGACGACCACTTAATGGGCGTAACCCATATAATCCGCGGAAAGGAACATTTAACAAACCAAGCTCGACAGGAGTATCTCTACAAGCATTTGGGATGGAAATATCCAGAAACAATACATTATGGCAGGTTAAAGATAACTGGAGCCTCTCTAAGCAAGTCAAAGATTGTTCAGGGAATGCGAGAAGGCATTTACAAGAGCTGGGATGACCCGCGACTTGCAACTTTCGCAGCGCTAAGAAAACGTGGAATAACGCCGGACGCAATCAAGAAAATGATAATTGATGTTGGACCTAAAACTTCTGATGTAATTCTGAGCTGGGAAAACCTCTATGCATATAACCGCAAAATCTTAGACCCAACAGTTAACCGCTACTTCTTTGTGCACAATCCAATAGAGTTAACCGTGAAGCATATTCCAAAAACTTTCAAAGCAAAGCTTCACTTGCATCCTGACAAGCCTGAAAAGGGAAGCAGAGAATATATAGTAAAGCCGGAAGGCGAAGCGCATTCTGCAAGCTTCTGGGTTTCCAAGAAAGATGTGGAAGCCTCAACCGTTGGAAGCCTTATTCGCCTCATGGAGCTTTTTAACATAGAGATTGAAAAGAGGGATGCATATTCTGTTGATGCGTTGTTTGTCAGCGAATCCTACGAAGAAGCGAGAAAAGTTAAGGCTCCGCTCATTCATTGGATACTCGTGGGAGAAGACATGCCCTGCCAAGTAGTGATGCCAGACGCTTCGGTTGCCGAAGGAATCGCCGAGAGCATTTGCAAACAGCTAAAGCCCAACACTCTAATACAGTTTGAAAGATTTGGCTTTGTTAGAATCGACAAAGTTAACACGAAGTTAACAGCATACTACGCTCACAAATAGCTAGAGGAGAAAAAACATGCGAAAACAAGACAAAGTAATAATCTGGCCAGCCTATTTCGATTCAACAAAAACAAGAAAGGAAGGAAGACGGGTTCCTCAAAACTTAGCTGTGCCGTCTCCAAAAATCTTAGAGATAAAGGATGCTGCAGAAAAAATTGGCTTAGAATACGAGCTTGTTTTGGATGCTGGTTATCCTAAAACGCCATTTTTACCAAAATCGGGCATGATGCTTATCAAGAAGAAGGAAGCAAAACAGAAGGTAATTGTGAAAATTGCGAAACAGCTTTTGAAAATTCGAAGCTCGACTCCTACGGCAAAATAGGCGTGTGTTAGCTCTTTTCTTCTTCGCTGATTAATATGGCGTTAACTACACCGTTTTGTCCAGGACGAGAAGTGACACGCGCCAAACCCAACGAAGTTTCTATGACGGCACTTTTAGTTATGACGCCTCTACGGTCGTAATCGATGTTTGTGGGATTTTTAACGACTCGTATAATTTCAACTTTTTTTGTTTTTCCACTTTTAGGGTCGGTTACACACGCATACTTGTCGCTTAAAATCTTAACTTTTAAGTTTCCGCCTCTTCCTCTGGAGATTTTGCGTTTAGGCTCACCTACAATTGTTTCTACTGGAAATGAGCCTTGTTCAAACTTCCGTTTTCCTCTGTAGGCTCTTTTTCTGCCTCCCGATGGCTTTTTCTTGTGCAGATCACCATGCCAAACTGACATGCTTATTTCCCTATTCTTTCAGTTTAAGTGTTCACTATCAACATTTATTTTGCATATAAACCTATCCATTTCAGGTTTGGGGAGTTTCTTGTTTTGAAAAATCTTCAAAAACATGTTTTAACTCTTTTTTCATAGTTGCAGTGTCGTGGCTCAATCCGAAGTAGTCTGCAAAGTATTCTGTGGTTTTTAGAACCCATGACCGCCCGCTTCTTTCGCTGGCAATTAAGCCCATCTCCTTCAACAGTTTAATGTGTCCGTAGGCGTGGTGACCGCGGACATCGACGACTCGTTTCTGTGAGACAGGTTGCCTATAAGCTATGTAAGAGAGTGTTTTTAATGGGCCAGTGGAAAGCAAGGGTCTGTTAACAAGTCTTCTAACAAGAGGTGTGAATTCTGCTTTTAGTTGTAGAACGTATCGTTCGTCTTTTAGCTCCAGAATTTCCAGAGCGGTGTTTCTGTTTGCATAATCCTGCATTATATTTTTCACTAGTTTTCTAACCTTGTTTTTGGAACGAGTTTTTAAAACCGAACACAATTCGTTTAGGTCTAAGGGGCGACCTGCAACGTATAAGGCAGCTTCTACCAAGGACAAGTCACGCTGCATTTTTTCTGCAGTTTGCTGTTGAAGACTCGTATCTAAATTAACTGCTTGCTTCTCGGTTTTCTGCAATGTTCAAATCTCCAACAGTTATGTATATCTCTTCAGTTTGTTCATCTTGCCACAATTTTATTTTTCCTTCCTGCGCCAAAAACAGCAAAAGTATGAATGTGCGAATGGCTTCTAGCCGTCCGATACCTTTGATTAAGGTTGAAAATTCTATTATGCCCGCACCTTTGACTCTTTCAGAAAGCGAAGTGTAAAGTTTTTCCATTTGCAATTCGATTTCCATTAGGTAAATATCCAGTTGTGGAAGAATTTCTGATGGTGTTGGCAGAATGGGTTCTGCTGCAGCTTTTTCAAGGTGTATTAGTTTTTCGCCTTTTAAGACGTCATCCAGAACTTCAAGCAGATGCTTAATGGTTGTTGATGTTAACTCGTGTCTAAGTGGCAAAAACAAGGGTGGGGGCAAAAAGTCTTGTGGAGGTTTAGGCGGCGGTGGTGGTTCCTCAAGTTTTAGCAGAAGCTTTGACTTCATCAAATATATAAGGGCTGAAGAGTCGAGAGCTACGCCTGAAGCTCTAAAATCCACTTGTCCAACCCTTTCCATTTCTTCAAGAAATGTGGTAAGTAAATAGGAAATGTTGATGTTCCAAGGTGTTAACTTTTCAAGTTTGTGAAATTCGAATAGAATGTTCCATGGGGGACGCATGTAAAAGGGCTTTTTGAGTGTTGCAGAAGCCATTAGCTTGGCACCTCTAAGAATTTGGCTGAAATGACATTTGAGACTCCATTGCGTCCGTAAACACCGTAAACTTTCTGCGCTTTGTTTACCATTTCAGGCTTTAGAGTGATGACTATGAATTGGGTTTTTTCGGATTCTTCCAATAAAACGTCTGCAAGTTTTGAGACGTGGAAAGCATCAAGATGCGCGTCTATTTCGTCGAGTATGTAGAAGGCTGCTGGAGTAAACTCTTTCAAAGCGAATATAAAGGCGACCGCTGCGACCGAACGTTCGCCACCACTGGCTCCGCTTACAACTATGGAAGGTTTGTTGGGAAACTGAACAATCATGTCGATGCCGCCGGAGAAGGGCTCATCTGGATTCTCGAGTTTCAGTGTGGCGTTTCCGCCTCCTGTTAGTTTTGCGAAGTACTTTCCAAGGTTGCTATTGATTTTTTCGAAGGCATCTATGAATACTTTGCGTTTTTTGCGTTCTATCTCATCCATAAACTGTACTATGGCTTGTTTTTCTCTTTCCAACTCGTTTAATCTCATGGAAAGTTCTTTGTAACGTGAGATTTGTTCTGCGTAATGCGAAAGGGCAAGTTGGTTTACTGCGCCTAT includes:
- a CDS encoding polyprenyl synthetase family protein — protein: MDIEKFLEEKAALIDKTIEKYIPRKFSKDSAVFRLNPPNYAYNLDALNKAVAEPIWEFLDRGGKRWRPALFLLICEALGKKSEDFVDFAIIPEVVHNGTLMVDDIEDASELRRGKPCTYKIYGLDIAINAGNSMYYLPLLPLIEKKAKVPPQKLCKVCQIYVQEMISLSLGQAMDIAWHRGLANADELGEKDYLQMCAYKTGTLARMAAKMAAVLADANEELVEKLGFFAESIGVAFQIQDDILDLTSGEFAKKKGRRGQDITEGKRSLIVIHTLKVANTKDKNRLIEILNMHTSNQKLIEEAIAIMEKYDSINYAKNLAKEMVKESWKKVEKLLPASDAKEKLNAFAKFLIERKL
- a CDS encoding glutamate--tRNA ligase is translated as MREIIRKAALLNAIRHYGKAQAGPVIGKILGEKPELKGKIKELSTIINEVIQEVNSLSFAEQKRIVEEKWPEALVKEKVEEEKRLPPLPNVDKYAMVVTRFSPNPDCVIHLGSARAIILCHEYARMYKGKFILRFEDTDPKLKRPVLEFYERIREDLVWLECKPDEEYIQSDRIPIYYEHAEKLLREGNAYVCTCQPETFRKKILANKPCECRNLPPEEHLTRWQRMLRGNYEEGEAVLRVKTDLNHPNPAVRDWPAARVIDTEKYPHPRVGSKYRVWPLYNLACGVDDHLMGVTHIIRGKEHLTNQARQEYLYKHLGWKYPETIHYGRLKITGASLSKSKIVQGMREGIYKSWDDPRLATFAALRKRGITPDAIKKMIIDVGPKTSDVILSWENLYAYNRKILDPTVNRYFFVHNPIELTVKHIPKTFKAKLHLHPDKPEKGSREYIVKPEGEAHSASFWVSKKDVEASTVGSLIRLMELFNIEIEKRDAYSVDALFVSESYEEARKVKAPLIHWILVGEDMPCQVVMPDASVAEGIAESICKQLKPNTLIQFERFGFVRIDKVNTKLTAYYAHK
- a CDS encoding signal recognition particle subunit SRP19/SEC65 family protein, which translates into the protein MRKQDKVIIWPAYFDSTKTRKEGRRVPQNLAVPSPKILEIKDAAEKIGLEYELVLDAGYPKTPFLPKSGMMLIKKKEAKQKVIVKIAKQLLKIRSSTPTAK
- a CDS encoding 30S ribosomal protein S8e encodes the protein MSVWHGDLHKKKPSGGRKRAYRGKRKFEQGSFPVETIVGEPKRKISRGRGGNLKVKILSDKYACVTDPKSGKTKKVEIIRVVKNPTNIDYDRRGVITKSAVIETSLGLARVTSRPGQNGVVNAILISEEEKS
- the scpB gene encoding SMC-Scp complex subunit ScpB, which produces MQKTEKQAVNLDTSLQQQTAEKMQRDLSLVEAALYVAGRPLDLNELCSVLKTRSKNKVRKLVKNIMQDYANRNTALEILELKDERYVLQLKAEFTPLVRRLVNRPLLSTGPLKTLSYIAYRQPVSQKRVVDVRGHHAYGHIKLLKEMGLIASERSGRSWVLKTTEYFADYFGLSHDTATMKKELKHVFEDFSKQETPQT